In one Dehalogenimonas formicexedens genomic region, the following are encoded:
- a CDS encoding S8 family serine peptidase — translation MRYAIIPKGKSLTDIEVEAKKIGARNLKKAEVIGQIFCELDQAQAEKLAAVSGLVLKPLKEYGTSQMTAQSPPAESISDVFYLLRSYFAPPITGTGLTVAVLDSGVRKTHQSLLGKVVYEANFTESPTAADVFGHGTQVAFTVAGGHHALGENSGVSPGAVIMNIKVIGDEGIASDEAIVLGIDRVCDLAEQARTSGLFPTDDLYPNVINLSLGGEDDGDPDNPVRVACRKASQEYGLDVIAAAGNTGPKMTTVMLPACEPEVIAVGAVETFGELLVWERSSRGPTVQGETKPDFVIWGTNLEMASDKNDEDFLVKSGTSFAAPMLAGLTGLLWESGRRAYGEGWQYRWTAARDVAPYFSTKPQDAPLSKDNAYGFGLPAMGAMLGQVMSSASPNAQTTEMVQMMTAMMMMAGVMGAI, via the coding sequence ATGCGCTACGCCATCATTCCAAAAGGTAAAAGCCTGACCGATATCGAGGTCGAAGCAAAAAAGATCGGCGCCCGGAACCTGAAAAAGGCGGAGGTCATCGGCCAGATCTTCTGTGAACTGGACCAGGCCCAGGCCGAAAAGCTGGCCGCAGTCTCGGGGCTGGTGCTTAAGCCCCTCAAGGAATACGGCACCAGTCAGATGACCGCCCAATCGCCGCCGGCCGAGAGCATCTCAGACGTCTTCTATTTGCTGCGGAGCTACTTCGCTCCGCCGATCACCGGCACCGGCCTTACCGTAGCCGTTCTGGATAGCGGCGTCCGGAAGACCCACCAGTCGCTCTTGGGCAAGGTGGTCTATGAAGCCAACTTCACCGAATCGCCGACCGCCGCCGACGTCTTCGGACATGGCACCCAGGTAGCTTTCACCGTGGCCGGCGGGCACCATGCCCTGGGTGAGAACTCCGGGGTATCGCCCGGAGCCGTGATCATGAACATCAAGGTTATCGGCGACGAAGGCATCGCCTCCGATGAGGCTATTGTCCTCGGCATCGACCGGGTGTGCGACCTTGCCGAACAGGCAAGGACCTCCGGGCTTTTCCCGACCGACGACCTATATCCCAATGTGATAAACCTCTCCCTCGGCGGTGAGGATGACGGCGATCCGGACAATCCGGTCCGGGTCGCGTGTCGCAAGGCGAGTCAGGAATACGGACTCGATGTCATCGCCGCGGCCGGCAACACTGGCCCCAAGATGACGACGGTAATGTTGCCGGCGTGCGAGCCAGAGGTCATCGCCGTAGGAGCTGTAGAGACGTTCGGCGAGCTGCTTGTCTGGGAGAGGTCCTCGCGCGGGCCGACCGTCCAGGGCGAGACCAAGCCGGATTTTGTCATCTGGGGCACCAACCTCGAAATGGCCTCGGACAAAAACGACGAAGACTTCCTGGTGAAGTCGGGAACGAGTTTTGCCGCGCCCATGCTGGCAGGCCTTACCGGACTTCTCTGGGAGAGCGGCCGGCGGGCTTATGGCGAAGGCTGGCAGTACCGCTGGACGGCGGCAAGAGATGTGGCGCCTTATTTTTCAACCAAGCCGCAAGACGCGCCACTTAGCAAGGACAATGCCTACGGCTTCGGACTGCCGGCCATGGGAGCCATGCTCGGCCAGGTGATGAGTAGCGCTTCGCCTAACGCCCAAACCACGGAGATGGTGCAAATGATGACGGCCATGATGATGATGGCCGGCGTAATGGGAGCGATTTAG
- a CDS encoding tyrosine-type recombinase/integrase, whose amino-acid sequence MGKAYLEPGDVAKLEDAAQYLRDRLLIRLLFHLGCRVSEALALRLKDIDIRRGTVTIEHLKSRIQLSCPGCSARLGKAHRYCPGCGQPVEKAVAQEREHHRYRTLPVDKTTLSLLKEYLGRGGAVERNGEKCLFDLRRNRAWQIVTECAERAGLPRLVNAESGKTHNVSPHRLRDAFAVHAVKADDSGDGLRLLQEHLGHRSIVTTMKYRKVSGEEQKEWYRRLWNGGKANG is encoded by the coding sequence GTGGGCAAGGCTTACCTGGAACCGGGCGACGTGGCCAAGCTCGAAGACGCGGCGCAGTATCTCCGGGACCGGTTGTTGATCCGGCTCTTGTTTCACCTTGGCTGCCGGGTGTCTGAGGCCCTCGCGCTTCGGCTCAAGGACATCGACATCAGACGCGGCACGGTGACCATCGAGCACCTGAAGTCGCGAATCCAGTTGTCATGCCCCGGCTGCAGCGCGCGCCTGGGCAAGGCACACAGGTATTGCCCGGGCTGCGGGCAGCCGGTCGAGAAGGCAGTCGCCCAAGAGAGAGAGCATCACCGTTACCGGACGCTGCCGGTGGATAAGACCACGCTTTCCCTACTCAAGGAGTACCTCGGTCGCGGCGGCGCTGTCGAGAGAAATGGCGAAAAGTGCCTTTTTGATCTTCGTCGTAACCGTGCCTGGCAGATCGTGACAGAGTGTGCCGAGCGCGCAGGCCTTCCGCGCCTGGTGAACGCCGAAAGTGGCAAGACTCACAATGTCAGCCCCCACCGGCTGCGGGATGCTTTTGCCGTCCATGCGGTGAAGGCGGACGACTCGGGCGACGGGCTGCGGCTGCTGCAGGAGCACCTGGGCCACCGGAGCATTGTCACCACTATGAAATACCGCAAGGTTTCCGGTGAAGAGCAAAAAGAGTGGTATCGGAGACTGTGGAATGGAGGAAAAGCAAATGGGTAG
- a CDS encoding ArdC-like ssDNA-binding domain-containing protein encodes MAGQVKITIKDREWIAAVAAAPWELTQGLGGLPGLPAATGMFFDLGYSRIVEVTTAPMFFSLDIAFLSEDFVVIDIYRDILPGYLVTSALPARFFIEVNAGELEGIEVGDKASVSWLPLQETPPMAPDWASSIALLGGSLAAGVFLIGLSRHFADTVVGSSGSELPTAAGDQSAKCEIVKPRSYDLMSWVGAPVPDYSFSIEPEAKERRIDEVLKQLKDGVDGIQSSSHFRNFLLTMSKFHDYSIGNLILIASQNPNATRVAGFNTWKDLGRWVMKGEKGIAILAPCLPSKSSLKTEPSGEDECRKDDEETEKRELLRPIYFKVVYVFDVSQTEGKPLPEFDVPVLTGEANEELFDDITHLVRSEGVHVGFDSKPYQDPAIKGFFSGKEIWVRPEESRAQQLKTLIHEVAHYYSEGVFHIPRRDAETIAESVAFAIGAHFGFDTGTRSFPYVALWAQDKKVLERNLASIRQVTTRIIEGLESLAKKPAGVV; translated from the coding sequence ATGGCCGGCCAGGTGAAAATAACTATCAAAGACAGAGAATGGATCGCCGCCGTGGCGGCCGCCCCCTGGGAACTTACTCAGGGCTTGGGTGGTCTGCCTGGGCTGCCCGCGGCGACCGGGATGTTCTTTGATTTGGGATACTCTCGGATTGTTGAAGTGACCACGGCACCGATGTTTTTCTCACTCGATATCGCTTTCCTTTCCGAGGATTTCGTAGTGATTGACATCTACCGCGACATTTTGCCCGGGTACCTGGTGACTTCGGCTTTACCGGCACGGTTCTTCATCGAGGTGAATGCCGGCGAGTTGGAAGGAATCGAGGTTGGCGACAAGGCCTCGGTCAGCTGGCTTCCACTCCAGGAAACGCCGCCCATGGCGCCAGATTGGGCAAGTTCCATTGCTCTACTCGGCGGTTCCCTGGCAGCCGGGGTGTTTCTGATCGGCTTGTCCCGCCATTTCGCCGATACTGTTGTCGGCTCTTCAGGATCAGAATTGCCGACAGCCGCTGGGGACCAGTCAGCCAAATGCGAGATCGTGAAACCTCGGAGCTACGACCTGATGAGCTGGGTCGGCGCGCCGGTGCCGGACTACAGCTTTTCCATCGAGCCGGAAGCCAAAGAACGCCGCATCGATGAGGTCTTAAAGCAACTCAAAGATGGCGTCGACGGCATCCAGTCAAGCAGCCATTTCCGGAACTTCCTGCTTACCATGTCGAAGTTCCACGACTACTCCATCGGCAACCTGATTCTCATCGCCTCTCAGAATCCTAACGCTACCCGGGTGGCCGGCTTCAACACTTGGAAAGATCTCGGCCGCTGGGTGATGAAAGGTGAGAAGGGAATTGCCATCCTGGCACCGTGCCTGCCATCGAAATCGAGTCTGAAAACCGAGCCATCAGGCGAAGATGAATGCCGGAAAGATGACGAGGAAACAGAGAAGCGGGAGCTGCTGCGGCCAATCTATTTCAAGGTGGTCTATGTTTTCGATGTCAGTCAGACCGAAGGCAAACCGCTGCCCGAATTCGATGTTCCGGTGCTCACCGGCGAAGCCAATGAGGAGCTATTCGACGATATTACGCATCTCGTCAGGAGTGAAGGCGTGCACGTCGGGTTTGACTCTAAGCCGTACCAGGATCCGGCCATAAAGGGTTTCTTCTCCGGCAAGGAAATCTGGGTCAGGCCTGAGGAATCGCGGGCCCAACAGTTGAAGACGCTTATCCACGAGGTGGCTCACTACTATTCCGAAGGAGTCTTCCACATTCCGAGGCGAGATGCCGAAACCATCGCCGAAAGCGTTGCCTTTGCCATCGGCGCCCACTTCGGCTTCGATACCGGTACCAGGTCCTTCCCCTACGTCGCTCTCTGGGCGCAGGATAAGAAGGTCCTTGAACGGAATCTGGCCTCGATCCGCCAGGTGACCACCAGAATCATCGAAGGCCTCGAATCCCTGGCAAAAAAGCCGGCAGGGGTGGTATAG